Proteins co-encoded in one Candidatus Eisenbacteria bacterium genomic window:
- a CDS encoding phosphatidate cytidylyltransferase has translation MLTGRDLWGVVISLAAISAIVALSEILRRMGASRDLTRKSVHIGIGSWCVPTLYLFDHVGAAILLPGLFVLANIAIHISGRFPSLQDEDRSNLGTIWFPLTFTLLLWIFWNPAHRGAAVAGLLTMAWGDAAASIVGRRWGRHRYPIWGGQKSWEGSLALIIATLPALMVAGRVQEGEGLPALLLLPVAVAAAILEAPCTRGLDNLILPGGIAVLFYFLT, from the coding sequence GTGTTGACCGGCCGGGACCTTTGGGGTGTGGTGATCTCCCTTGCCGCGATCAGCGCGATCGTCGCCTTATCAGAGATCCTTCGCCGGATGGGAGCCTCGAGGGATCTGACCCGGAAGAGCGTTCATATCGGGATCGGCTCATGGTGCGTCCCCACGCTCTATCTCTTCGACCATGTCGGCGCGGCCATTCTTCTCCCCGGTCTCTTCGTCCTCGCCAATATCGCCATTCATATCAGTGGCCGCTTTCCCTCGCTTCAAGATGAAGACCGCTCCAATCTCGGCACGATCTGGTTTCCCCTGACCTTCACCCTGTTGCTCTGGATCTTTTGGAACCCAGCTCACAGGGGGGCGGCTGTGGCCGGTCTCTTGACGATGGCCTGGGGCGATGCCGCGGCGTCGATCGTCGGCCGCCGGTGGGGCCGCCATCGCTATCCTATTTGGGGTGGGCAGAAAAGCTGGGAGGGGAGTTTAGCTCTCATCATCGCGACCCTGCCCGCGCTCATGGTCGCCGGGCGCGTGCAGGAGGGCGAAGGGCTTCCCGCGCTGCTCCTGTTGCCCGTGGCCGTGGCGGCGGCGATTCTGGAAGCGCCCTGCACCCGGGGTTTGGATAATCTCATCCTTCCGGGGGGTATCGCGGTTCTTTTCTATTTCCTCACCTAA
- the trpB gene encoding tryptophan synthase subunit beta produces MAKNDGGRPAGYFGSYGGRFVPETLIAALDELEHSFNEAMADPAFQEKLQELSRHYIGRPTPLFEARRLAGEITSARIFLKREDLNHTGAHKINNSLGQTLLAQRMGKARIIAETGAGQHGVATATAAALLGLQCEIYMGVEDMERQELNVFRMRQLGSAVHPVKTGSCTLKDAINEALRDWVTNVATTHYVLGSVLGPHPYPMIVRDFQTVIGRESRDQVLEQTGRLPSHLVACVGGGSNAIGLFHPFIHDPGVKMIGVEAGGDGIDTGRHAARFAERREGVLHGTLTYVLQNEDGQIRPTHSVSAGLDYPAVGPEHVALEAMGRATYVSVTDEEALEGFDLLARTEGILPALESAHAVAYLRQLGPCLQPEDLVILNLSGRGDKDVQIVSSVQRARSSAG; encoded by the coding sequence GTGGCAAAGAATGACGGCGGCCGTCCGGCCGGTTATTTCGGCTCCTACGGCGGACGGTTTGTTCCCGAAACGCTCATAGCGGCTTTGGATGAACTTGAACATTCATTTAACGAGGCGATGGCCGATCCTGCCTTCCAGGAGAAGCTTCAGGAACTGAGCCGGCACTACATCGGGCGGCCGACCCCCCTCTTTGAGGCCCGCCGCCTCGCCGGGGAGATCACCTCGGCCCGCATCTTTCTGAAACGGGAGGATCTCAATCACACCGGCGCGCACAAGATCAACAACTCCCTCGGCCAGACGCTGCTGGCGCAGCGGATGGGCAAGGCGCGCATCATCGCCGAAACGGGGGCGGGGCAGCATGGGGTGGCCACGGCGACCGCCGCGGCCCTGCTTGGGCTGCAGTGCGAAATCTATATGGGTGTGGAAGATATGGAACGGCAGGAGCTCAATGTTTTCCGTATGAGACAGCTCGGCTCCGCGGTCCACCCGGTCAAGACCGGGAGTTGTACATTAAAAGACGCCATTAACGAAGCCCTTCGCGATTGGGTGACGAATGTCGCGACAACGCACTACGTGCTCGGAAGCGTTCTGGGTCCGCATCCCTATCCAATGATCGTGAGGGATTTTCAGACGGTCATCGGGCGGGAGTCGCGGGATCAGGTTCTCGAACAGACCGGCCGCCTGCCGAGCCATCTCGTGGCCTGTGTCGGCGGCGGATCCAATGCGATCGGGCTCTTTCATCCCTTTATCCATGATCCGGGTGTGAAGATGATCGGCGTCGAGGCCGGGGGTGATGGCATCGACACGGGACGTCACGCCGCCCGCTTCGCGGAGCGACGCGAGGGGGTTCTGCACGGGACACTCACCTATGTCCTTCAGAATGAGGACGGCCAGATCCGTCCCACCCATTCGGTTTCCGCCGGTCTCGATTATCCGGCCGTGGGACCGGAGCATGTCGCCCTGGAGGCGATGGGCCGGGCCACCTATGTCTCGGTGACCGATGAGGAGGCCCTTGAGGGATTCGACCTCCTGGCCCGCACGGAAGGGATCCTTCCGGCCCTGGAATCGGCGCATGCGGTGGCTTATTTGCGGCAACTGGGTCCTTGCTTGCAGCCGGAGGATCTGGTAATCCTCAATTTATCGGGACGCGGAGACAAAGATGTTCAGATTGTCTCCAGCGTTCAGCGCGCCCGTAGCTCAGCTGGATAG
- a CDS encoding tetratricopeptide repeat protein: MIAAWSFPNGRPSLIRSKAMVNSLQAWTQILESSGESYPVEDPLAMPLLAVQSFWVGIDWIKGTPRPAILEMVREREELWSIVLAILTLAAALGAGWLITRRERSGWLAGILLALSTLWLADLYEPSGSIALAFGLLCCATSALPLWCRAMGLGMMLGTSPWGLPVAAGVLLTSLTASTGDARRQWGTLLVVSLPLACLWNPQILLGWNDWWSLTLWNLRVLGWMGPLTESFVRLDPLWKLLRTSFGPAALLLILIGSAARLKSPRNPGALLALIIVLLIPLGATWGRMTRAAVVPLIPYLAILAAEGGMIVWIRLQGWFQRSAHRPVLIGALALLLIPPAPRLVKEVSSWRLPSAEQAALDWLEDQVGQGARIVLDPMAPAPLMGWKQDKTADRPAHVLRIPHHDLRPDYYRGAHWMGWYQPFDYLVLSARTVGPLWDARDRFPDIFGFYTQALMEMTPIEEWGGPGWRDGKISIIPMPGDTLGAGWRTRLQAGSNQGLQPDFLTSLGGHLAEIGSNEEALAVLKRAQELGAATRSLYLNLGRLYLKQQDHAEAAKIIEGGLSRWPDDPPLLRLQGANFAQGGLWRRAIRTFAELIRVAPWDHQARLDLAAALLMDGQKERARIVLSDYLKRTSPDERPEEVERLIRTLFPGGLGG; the protein is encoded by the coding sequence GTGATTGCGGCATGGTCCTTTCCTAACGGCCGGCCTTCTCTCATCCGCAGCAAAGCGATGGTCAATTCACTTCAGGCCTGGACACAGATTCTGGAATCGAGCGGTGAGTCGTATCCCGTGGAAGATCCCCTCGCCATGCCTCTGCTCGCCGTTCAGAGCTTCTGGGTCGGAATCGACTGGATCAAGGGAACGCCGCGGCCGGCGATTCTCGAGATGGTGCGGGAAAGGGAGGAGCTCTGGTCGATCGTCCTCGCGATCCTGACCCTGGCGGCCGCCCTCGGCGCCGGCTGGCTGATCACAAGAAGGGAACGCAGCGGCTGGCTGGCCGGGATCCTGCTGGCCCTTTCCACCCTATGGCTGGCCGATCTTTATGAGCCCTCTGGTTCGATCGCTCTGGCCTTCGGCTTGCTTTGCTGCGCCACGTCGGCCCTTCCCCTTTGGTGCCGGGCCATGGGTCTTGGGATGATGTTGGGAACAAGTCCCTGGGGTCTTCCCGTGGCCGCCGGGGTTCTTTTAACCTCATTGACGGCCTCCACCGGTGACGCGCGGCGGCAGTGGGGCACCCTGCTTGTCGTCTCGCTGCCCTTGGCCTGTCTCTGGAACCCGCAGATCCTTCTCGGCTGGAATGACTGGTGGAGTTTAACATTATGGAACCTGCGGGTTCTCGGCTGGATGGGGCCGCTGACGGAATCCTTCGTCAGGCTTGACCCCCTTTGGAAGCTCCTCCGCACCAGCTTTGGTCCCGCCGCCCTCCTTCTGATCTTGATCGGATCGGCAGCCCGATTAAAGTCGCCGCGGAACCCGGGAGCGCTCCTCGCCCTCATCATCGTCCTGTTGATCCCATTGGGAGCGACATGGGGGCGGATGACCCGCGCTGCAGTGGTCCCCCTCATTCCCTACCTCGCCATCCTTGCCGCCGAGGGAGGGATGATCGTTTGGATTCGTTTGCAGGGTTGGTTTCAGAGGAGCGCCCATCGTCCGGTTTTGATCGGGGCTTTGGCCCTGCTTCTCATCCCACCGGCGCCCCGGCTTGTGAAAGAGGTTTCCTCGTGGCGTTTACCCTCAGCCGAACAGGCGGCGCTTGATTGGCTCGAGGATCAGGTCGGTCAGGGGGCCCGGATTGTTCTCGATCCCATGGCCCCCGCCCCCTTGATGGGTTGGAAGCAGGATAAAACCGCCGATCGACCGGCCCATGTCCTGAGAATTCCCCACCACGACTTGCGTCCCGATTACTATCGCGGCGCTCATTGGATGGGCTGGTATCAGCCCTTCGATTATCTCGTTCTGTCCGCCCGAACGGTAGGACCCCTTTGGGACGCTCGGGACCGGTTTCCCGACATCTTCGGCTTCTACACACAGGCTCTGATGGAGATGACGCCCATCGAGGAGTGGGGAGGCCCGGGGTGGCGGGACGGTAAGATCTCGATCATCCCCATGCCCGGAGATACCCTCGGGGCCGGTTGGAGGACCCGACTCCAAGCTGGGTCAAACCAGGGGTTGCAACCTGATTTTCTGACGAGTCTTGGGGGGCATTTGGCGGAGATCGGATCGAACGAGGAAGCCCTGGCCGTCTTGAAACGGGCGCAGGAACTCGGCGCCGCCACCCGGTCCCTCTATCTCAATTTGGGCCGTCTCTATCTCAAGCAGCAAGACCACGCGGAGGCCGCCAAAATTATAGAAGGGGGATTATCCCGCTGGCCCGATGATCCTCCTCTCTTAAGACTCCAAGGGGCGAATTTCGCTCAGGGGGGGCTTTGGAGACGCGCGATCCGCACTTTTGCGGAACTCATCCGGGTTGCGCCTTGGGATCACCAGGCCCGCTTGGATCTGGCCGCCGCCCTCCTCATGGATGGACAGAAGGAGAGGGCCCGAATAGTTCTGTCCGATTATCTCAAGAGAACCTCACCGGATGAGCGGCCTGAAGAGGTTGAGCGCTTGATCCGAACCCTCTTCCCTGGCGGGTTGGGTGGGTGA
- a CDS encoding DUF4388 domain-containing protein — MGLRGTLSDVGPLEAIQMIALQSRTGCLTIRAGGEKTSIDFVGGAILSMHSPKLRGKSPLVQLFRELEVLDNDQIHKWLDLNDPYHTDPLDILDNLSFLPSEKLREVYRIYLDAQLGRLLRQRRGRFHFSGAPRGRKIEVLKPISADALLLEGLRRGDEVEDLLNGPLPPEAVPVILELHSVPMSKGEETLEQRMTRIVRTQCDGRWPLSELMERSALPDYEIVTVLARDVESGRLRLVGDPARPFAGPEAGEGWIRRSLAPVLTAAAVLLVVMGIRLALDRLPAPAMAGDMPLSSRGEIETIWRRNETLRQGKLLLSGQWSTFHPNSPAGALTDSLKAPSTPTPS; from the coding sequence ATGGGTTTAAGAGGGACATTATCGGATGTCGGACCGCTCGAGGCGATTCAGATGATCGCTCTTCAGAGCCGGACGGGATGTCTGACCATCCGGGCCGGTGGTGAGAAAACCTCGATTGATTTCGTCGGCGGCGCGATCCTCTCAATGCATTCGCCGAAATTGAGGGGGAAGTCACCTCTTGTGCAGCTCTTTAGGGAGCTCGAGGTTCTCGATAACGATCAGATCCATAAATGGCTGGACCTGAATGATCCATATCATACCGATCCTCTGGACATTCTGGATAATCTATCCTTCCTGCCTTCTGAAAAGCTCCGAGAGGTTTACCGCATCTATCTCGATGCCCAGCTGGGACGCCTTCTCCGCCAGCGCCGGGGACGCTTTCATTTCAGTGGGGCTCCCCGCGGCCGAAAGATCGAGGTCTTGAAGCCGATCAGCGCCGATGCCCTCCTGCTCGAGGGCCTGCGCCGGGGGGATGAGGTGGAAGACCTTCTCAACGGCCCGCTGCCGCCGGAAGCCGTTCCGGTTATTTTGGAATTGCACTCGGTGCCGATGTCCAAGGGAGAGGAAACGCTTGAACAGCGGATGACACGGATTGTAAGAACCCAATGTGATGGAAGATGGCCGTTGAGCGAACTCATGGAACGAAGCGCGCTTCCTGATTATGAAATTGTCACCGTTCTCGCGCGGGATGTTGAATCGGGCCGTTTGCGGCTCGTCGGTGATCCGGCGCGACCCTTCGCCGGTCCAGAGGCCGGGGAGGGTTGGATCCGCAGGTCTCTGGCCCCGGTGCTGACCGCCGCCGCGGTTCTGCTGGTCGTCATGGGTATCCGCCTCGCCCTCGACCGATTGCCGGCCCCCGCAATGGCCGGAGATATGCCGCTCTCCTCGCGTGGGGAGATTGAGACGATCTGGCGCCGGAACGAGACTTTGCGTCAGGGAAAACTTTTATTGTCGGGGCAATGGTCCACATTCCATCCGAACAGCCCGGCGGGCGCCCTCACTGATTCCCTGAAGGCGCCGTCGACGCCGACGCCCTCCTGA
- a CDS encoding BamA/TamA family outer membrane protein: protein MLIRRPLLEKLPKIRGFRILLGTALLACSALTLLPQTASAQYFGRNKVHYRNLKWAVTETDHFDIYYYESEKGSAADAAMMAERAYARLSRILNHDVEDKIPLILYASQTDFQESNVSSGLIGEGTGGLTEFLKRRVTLPFTGSLAQFDQVLTHELVHAFQIDILWGSKEGRLRNAFSYSPPLWVMEGMAEYLSTGYVDDHTRMWLRDGALQGYLTSIPDLNYVYDIRVYRYGQAIMAYIGQTYGDETIGLLFKTMTRTRNLSFAVEEVLGMNLEKLSDNWTESVRRTYLPQIAEHEKAVSFAKQLTRHDWDGSSINLSPAVSPDGSLMVYLSDRSLYNDLYLASAIDGKVIHRLIKGERREAFESLRFLDATFAWAPDNTRLAFSAKVGDRDALYIMDVRKKKILHRHLFNIEGLQAPSWSPDGQQITFVGLRGGRSDLFIVDADGKNVRALTNDRFMVREPQFSPDGKKIAFVTDRGPDTDWGNLIFSKPEIAIFYLETEEIEVLSGQEGKNISPYWFPDGKRIAYVTDRSGISNINIRDIETGQDGPITDILTGVTGIVPWGTPISLARDGRRLLFTSFSIGGWDIYAIKDPIDRWRKEGAPARDVPEKGPAFVVVHSSPPGGEILDLTDLPPLADEPDSAAMLPASPINPKDWMGPPWPVDDPLIAGVDTFEVVLQEHPHDRFRGGEGAFRFKDPVPEEPIDILQVFAETKELPDSSSHLIRGYKPRFSVDYVSANGFFATNVGLGAQSLLYFSDILGDHNIVVGADIYGSLEDANLLLQYYNMKNRIHWGAGAFQFRNDFYIFAAQSSDEFISQIYRGVELSLSRPFSRFRRLELRLQALNVDEMVYQESFEASNYYSLDRQDKYTYFSPGLALVKDTTLFGPTGPISGSRYRYSVDGAVGDLSYITLLMDHREYLNVRQRYALALRLVAASSYGGDPQIFRIGGPFTMRGYDYGELEGTRIAFTNIEFRFPLVDQLRLGWPLKLEFRGIRGAFYFDLGAAWTEAEHFRAFGTDDQGRRHLEDLRASYGLGASMNLGFLILRWDLAQATDLVRGTRKARGELIFGTDF, encoded by the coding sequence ATGTTGATAAGGAGACCTCTTCTGGAGAAGCTGCCGAAGATCCGAGGATTTAGGATTCTACTGGGAACGGCCCTCCTGGCCTGCTCTGCCCTCACCCTCTTACCTCAGACAGCCTCAGCCCAGTATTTCGGACGGAACAAAGTCCATTATCGAAACCTGAAATGGGCCGTCACCGAGACCGATCACTTTGATATTTATTACTATGAAAGCGAGAAGGGGTCGGCCGCCGATGCGGCCATGATGGCTGAACGGGCCTATGCCCGCTTGAGCCGGATACTGAATCATGACGTTGAAGATAAGATCCCACTGATCCTTTACGCGTCCCAGACCGATTTTCAGGAATCAAATGTCTCAAGCGGCCTCATCGGTGAGGGAACCGGAGGGTTGACCGAGTTTCTCAAGCGCCGCGTCACCCTGCCCTTCACCGGATCGCTGGCCCAATTCGATCAGGTTCTCACCCATGAGCTGGTGCATGCCTTTCAAATAGATATCTTATGGGGCAGCAAGGAAGGACGTTTAAGGAACGCCTTCTCCTACTCGCCCCCCTTGTGGGTGATGGAGGGGATGGCGGAGTATCTTTCCACCGGGTATGTCGACGACCACACCCGGATGTGGCTGCGGGATGGAGCGCTTCAAGGGTATCTGACGTCGATACCGGATCTGAATTATGTCTATGATATCCGGGTCTATCGTTACGGCCAGGCGATCATGGCCTACATCGGGCAGACCTATGGCGATGAGACGATCGGTCTTCTTTTCAAGACGATGACCCGGACGCGCAACCTTTCTTTTGCCGTCGAAGAGGTGCTCGGGATGAATCTCGAGAAACTCTCGGATAATTGGACCGAATCCGTCCGGCGCACCTATCTCCCGCAAATAGCGGAGCACGAAAAGGCGGTTTCCTTTGCCAAACAGCTGACCCGTCATGATTGGGACGGCAGTTCCATCAATCTGTCGCCGGCCGTGTCTCCGGATGGGTCCCTCATGGTCTATCTCTCGGATCGTTCTTTGTACAACGATCTTTATCTTGCTTCAGCGATCGATGGCAAGGTGATCCATCGATTGATCAAGGGTGAACGGCGGGAAGCATTTGAATCCCTCCGTTTTTTGGACGCCACCTTCGCTTGGGCGCCTGATAACACCCGTCTCGCCTTCTCCGCCAAAGTGGGAGACCGGGACGCGCTCTATATCATGGATGTGCGCAAGAAAAAGATTCTGCATCGCCATCTTTTCAATATCGAGGGATTGCAGGCCCCATCCTGGTCTCCCGATGGCCAACAGATCACCTTCGTCGGTCTGCGGGGCGGGCGCAGCGACCTCTTTATCGTCGACGCCGACGGCAAGAATGTAAGAGCTTTAACAAACGACCGCTTCATGGTTCGAGAGCCCCAATTCTCACCGGACGGGAAGAAGATCGCATTCGTGACCGACCGGGGGCCCGATACCGATTGGGGAAATCTCATTTTCTCAAAACCGGAAATCGCGATTTTCTATCTCGAGACCGAGGAGATCGAGGTGCTGTCCGGCCAGGAGGGAAAGAATATTTCCCCTTACTGGTTTCCGGATGGCAAGAGAATCGCCTATGTCACCGACCGGTCGGGTATATCAAATATCAACATCCGGGATATCGAGACGGGCCAGGACGGCCCCATCACCGATATCCTGACCGGTGTCACGGGGATTGTTCCCTGGGGAACCCCCATCTCCCTTGCGCGGGACGGCCGGCGATTGCTCTTCACTTCTTTCAGCATCGGGGGTTGGGATATTTACGCCATAAAGGATCCGATCGACCGCTGGCGCAAAGAGGGCGCCCCGGCGAGGGATGTGCCGGAAAAGGGCCCCGCTTTCGTTGTTGTTCATTCTTCGCCCCCCGGAGGGGAGATCCTGGATCTCACCGACCTCCCCCCGCTGGCGGATGAACCCGATTCGGCGGCAATGCTGCCGGCTTCCCCGATCAATCCCAAGGATTGGATGGGGCCGCCGTGGCCGGTGGATGATCCCTTGATCGCCGGCGTGGATACCTTCGAAGTTGTACTTCAAGAGCATCCGCATGATCGTTTTCGCGGCGGTGAAGGCGCTTTTCGTTTCAAAGACCCTGTGCCTGAGGAGCCTATCGATATTTTGCAGGTCTTCGCCGAAACAAAGGAGTTGCCTGATTCGTCATCCCATTTGATCCGCGGCTACAAACCCCGTTTCAGCGTCGACTATGTCAGCGCCAATGGCTTTTTCGCCACCAATGTAGGATTGGGCGCCCAGTCTCTGCTCTACTTCAGCGATATTTTGGGTGATCACAACATTGTCGTGGGAGCCGATATTTACGGATCGCTCGAAGACGCCAACCTGTTGCTCCAATATTACAATATGAAGAATCGGATTCATTGGGGCGCGGGCGCCTTTCAGTTCCGGAATGACTTTTACATTTTCGCCGCGCAATCGTCCGATGAGTTTATCAGCCAGATCTATCGGGGCGTGGAACTGAGTCTGTCGAGACCCTTCAGCCGTTTTCGGCGTCTTGAATTGCGTCTTCAGGCTTTGAATGTCGATGAGATGGTCTATCAGGAAAGTTTCGAGGCGTCGAATTATTACTCATTGGACAGGCAGGATAAGTATACCTATTTCTCACCAGGCCTCGCTCTGGTGAAAGATACGACGCTTTTCGGTCCGACCGGGCCGATCAGCGGGTCGCGTTACCGGTATTCGGTGGACGGGGCCGTCGGTGATCTCAGTTATATAACGCTGCTGATGGATCACCGGGAATACCTGAATGTACGCCAGAGGTACGCATTGGCCCTCCGGCTCGTTGCGGCATCGAGCTATGGGGGGGATCCTCAAATTTTCCGGATCGGCGGTCCCTTTACCATGCGGGGATATGATTATGGCGAATTGGAGGGAACCCGAATCGCTTTTACAAATATTGAGTTCCGTTTTCCCCTCGTTGATCAATTGCGGCTGGGATGGCCACTGAAATTGGAGTTCAGAGGAATCCGCGGAGCGTTCTACTTTGATCTCGGGGCCGCCTGGACGGAGGCGGAACATTTCAGGGCATTCGGCACGGACGATCAGGGACGCCGGCATTTGGAAGATCTGCGGGCTTCCTATGGTTTGGGCGCTTCGATGAATTTGGGCTTTCTGATCCTGCGCTGGGATCTGGCCCAAGCCACGGATCTGGTCCGCGGCACGCGAAAGGCTCGTGGAGAGCTTATCTTCGGAACCGATTTCTAA
- a CDS encoding MotA/TolQ/ExbB proton channel family protein → MDEAIDAEEGTGEEAAPADAAERKSTSGVLELFDAGGMFMWPLLVTSIIGLAVILERIFTLQRAHTNTRNLMEKILQNLKGSGIAAAIEACTRTRGPIAAVLHAGLLKAPKGPAAVEKAIEDAGTIEMAFLQRGLIWLATVANVAPLIGFLGTVSGMINAFEAIAAAEQVSAKVVAKGISEALITTATGLLIAIPVQTAHNYFVARIDRFVLEMEESSVELVEAISEGVGQQ, encoded by the coding sequence ATGGATGAAGCGATCGATGCCGAAGAAGGCACGGGCGAAGAGGCGGCTCCCGCCGATGCGGCGGAGCGAAAATCGACCAGCGGCGTTCTCGAGCTGTTCGACGCCGGCGGAATGTTCATGTGGCCTTTGCTGGTGACATCGATTATCGGTCTCGCGGTGATTCTCGAGCGGATATTCACACTGCAGAGAGCTCATACAAATACGCGGAACCTCATGGAGAAAATCCTCCAGAACCTGAAAGGTTCGGGTATCGCCGCGGCGATTGAAGCTTGTACAAGAACCCGAGGTCCCATCGCCGCCGTTCTGCATGCCGGGTTGCTTAAAGCGCCAAAGGGACCGGCGGCCGTTGAGAAGGCGATTGAAGACGCCGGGACGATCGAGATGGCGTTTCTTCAGCGCGGGCTCATCTGGCTGGCGACGGTCGCCAACGTCGCGCCCTTGATCGGATTCTTGGGAACGGTTTCCGGTATGATCAATGCTTTTGAGGCTATCGCCGCCGCCGAACAGGTCAGCGCGAAGGTCGTTGCCAAGGGTATTTCCGAGGCCCTTATCACGACGGCAACGGGTCTGCTGATCGCTATTCCGGTTCAGACGGCGCATAACTATTTTGTCGCTCGCATCGACCGGTTCGTGCTCGAGATGGAAGAAAGTTCCGTCGAATTGGTTGAAGCTATCTCCGAGGGGGTTGGTCAACAATAA
- the waaF gene encoding lipopolysaccharide heptosyltransferase II, whose protein sequence is MGEAVIRLLVHLPNWIGDTIMALPSLESVAGVGEWQTTLLGRPEPLALTAEIPGFHRRIELPPRPGGLKSLGWYRSTAWDLRRERFDVALTLSPSLSSALLLKASGAGVRVGWTGEGRALLLNRLFGRKRRGRIHLVDEFWDLVRALGAPGHPDLPRLRLSGEEEAGAKNRLERFGDRPIIALAPGARYGPTKKWFLERYQELADRLLREGFGLLWMGGPDEKGLLGPWMDSHARDERVMDLIGALALRESAAVLGRCRAAVANDSGAMHLAQSVGCPTVALFGSSDPNWTGPRGRSRIVRNPVSCAPCFLPKCPHALECWDGISVEDVWTELQSLLHESEARTKRRAVFFDRDGVLIHLVPYLSSPHQLRLYDDVGSALRTLKEAGFTFVVVTNQSALARGLLTRPELQSLHRLLKEKLREEGVALEGIYVCHHHPRFTGTCGCRKPEPGLLKQAAAELDLDLPSSFLIGDRLDDVIAAKRAGVQGLLVRTGYGVEESKRPEAALVHTADNLTAAARWILRRASASTAPSGNQ, encoded by the coding sequence GTGGGTGAAGCGGTGATCCGTCTGCTGGTACATCTTCCTAATTGGATCGGTGATACGATCATGGCGCTTCCATCCCTCGAATCGGTGGCCGGCGTCGGGGAATGGCAGACAACCCTTCTGGGCCGGCCGGAACCCCTCGCCCTGACGGCGGAGATCCCCGGCTTTCACCGGCGGATCGAGCTGCCACCCCGGCCGGGCGGTCTCAAGAGCCTTGGCTGGTATCGAAGCACGGCGTGGGACCTCCGGCGCGAGCGATTCGACGTCGCTTTAACATTGTCCCCGTCACTCTCCTCGGCCCTGCTTCTCAAGGCGTCCGGGGCCGGTGTCCGGGTCGGCTGGACCGGGGAGGGGCGGGCGCTGCTCCTCAACCGCCTCTTCGGCCGCAAACGGCGCGGACGGATTCATCTGGTGGATGAGTTTTGGGATTTGGTTCGCGCGCTGGGGGCGCCCGGTCATCCGGATCTCCCGCGGCTCCGGCTGAGCGGGGAGGAAGAGGCGGGAGCGAAGAACCGCCTGGAGCGCTTCGGAGATCGCCCGATCATCGCCTTGGCGCCCGGCGCCCGTTACGGACCCACAAAGAAATGGTTTTTGGAGCGCTACCAGGAGCTGGCGGATCGTCTTCTGCGGGAGGGATTCGGTCTTCTCTGGATGGGGGGCCCGGATGAAAAGGGACTCCTGGGGCCGTGGATGGACTCTCACGCGCGGGATGAGAGGGTGATGGATCTGATCGGCGCGCTGGCCCTGCGCGAATCGGCGGCTGTTCTCGGCAGATGCCGGGCCGCCGTCGCCAATGATTCCGGAGCCATGCACCTGGCTCAATCGGTAGGTTGCCCCACGGTCGCCCTTTTCGGCTCATCGGACCCGAACTGGACCGGTCCCCGCGGACGATCCCGCATTGTCAGGAACCCGGTTTCCTGCGCTCCGTGCTTTCTTCCCAAATGCCCCCATGCCTTGGAATGCTGGGACGGCATCAGCGTCGAAGATGTGTGGACGGAACTGCAGTCCTTGCTGCACGAATCAGAAGCCCGAACCAAGCGCCGGGCCGTCTTTTTCGACCGGGACGGCGTTCTGATCCACCTTGTCCCTTATCTCTCCAGCCCGCATCAATTGCGCCTCTATGATGATGTGGGATCCGCCTTGAGAACTCTTAAAGAAGCTGGTTTTACATTCGTCGTCGTCACAAATCAATCGGCTCTGGCCAGGGGGCTTCTCACCCGGCCCGAGTTGCAATCCCTGCACCGGTTGCTCAAAGAAAAATTGCGCGAAGAGGGGGTGGCGTTGGAGGGCATTTATGTCTGCCATCATCATCCCCGCTTTACAGGGACCTGCGGTTGCCGGAAACCGGAACCCGGATTGTTAAAGCAAGCGGCGGCGGAGCTTGATTTGGATCTGCCCTCTTCTTTTCTGATCGGCGACCGATTGGATGACGTGATCGCAGCGAAGCGGGCTGGTGTTCAGGGACTGTTGGTGCGGACGGGGTATGGGGTGGAGGAATCCAAGCGCCCCGAGGCGGCGTTGGTTCACACGGCCGACAATTTGACCGCGGCGGCCCGCTGGATTCTCAGGAGGGCGTCGGCGTCGACGGCGCCTTCAGGGAATCAGTGA